In the Brachionichthys hirsutus isolate HB-005 chromosome 13, CSIRO-AGI_Bhir_v1, whole genome shotgun sequence genome, TGGCCATTTAGCAGCCTTTCGGTACATTAAAGGCTTAATGCGCTTGTTCCGGGCGTAGCGTGGCGTCCACACCCTGAGGCAAGACGTTGAGGTTACTATAGTTCATTGACCGATAGTAACCTTGCAGCACACGGCTCCTGCCTGTGTGTTATTTGACTAGCTCACTAACCTCATTGTTTGAGGGACTGCAGCTCTGCCGGCGATGGGCTGGACGCGGCGCCGTCTCCAGCCCGAGGTGTTGAGTTTCAGTTTGGTGAGACGCTGGctttctgtctgctgctggaagagacaagtggggggggggggacaaatcgTTAAAATAAGGAATCCTTTACCGGAGTTGAGTCAAGTTTCCTTGTTAATAAGTCTCCAGCTTCCAGTTTTCTCTCTTGACCTTTCCTAGAATGACTCTCACTCGCAGCATTTGTGCATTTTAAGCAGGAATTGTGTTTTTCAACGACGGGATGGAGGAACTGGGCAgctctattccccccccccccccaacccactcCATAGCTCAGCCCTGACCTATTTTCAAATGCTGCTGCTTCGGGTCCAGAAAGCAGCTTTAATTAAATGATTCCAGGCAGCCTCCCAGAAAACCagctcttccttttcctctgctgTTAGCGCTCACTGGGGAATTATGACTGGAAATTAGTAGTCCTCTTAAACTAATTATTGgttatcagggggggggggggcaccaaggAAGGAATGCACAAATCGAACGTCTGGCTCGGCGGCCCGGTGGCCGAAGGCTGCGATGGTTCAACGCTGGCTGGCTCAAAGGCACAAATGGAGTTGAGGTTTAACTTTAACGGCATCGGTGTCACAAGACCGAACCGAACGGGCCGGGACGTGTCCTGCAGTAGATCAAGATTGTATAATGCCTTGCTCGCTGGCGGTGACGGTATTACGCTCGCGCTGAACTCTAGTAACCTGTGGCTTGCCCTGTAGTAACCCTTTGTAGGCACGCCTCTATTGTTCGCGTCGGGGCAGGCAGGTAAGCAGCAGCGCTCCGTCACATGACGCCTGCTGGGCCTGACACAATAGAGCTCGGTGTTTGTTGTGTGCTGGAGGGAATGGGATGTCCAACGCCGTATCAAAGCTCTGTTTGTTATCCCTGAGGctcgtcctggggggggggggggctgcgcctCACAGCTGCTTTTCACTACTGTTGTTACTGAGCTTTGCTGGACgaggcgtgttttttttttttttttgtacacgGGAACAGTTGCGGTGCTCAAACGTGCACATTCGCTCACCGCCGGCGCAGCAGCTGCGTTCGTACTCCCCATAGGAAGGCGGGGAGGAAACGCCGCGTTAGCTCTTTCAGACGTTCTTTCatttcagtgggggggggggcctgcagTAGAATGTGAGGTTGGGCCGGGAGCGAGGACAGAAAGGGCTGTGAGGTTCTGTTGTCAGtggaaggatgggggggggggggtcgctggcCAATAGAAAGCTGTCCGACTGAAGAAGGTGCCTGCTTGGGAGGCTGCGAGCGCCACGAGTCAGCGGGAGGACGGGATTCGTTCAGGTTACTAGAGTTCAATTGTCTTCGAGCTCTAGGAAGGAATTCTTCACATCTTTTTAGTCAAAAACAACCAGACATGAGttcttatggggggggggggtcttgctgTTGTCCTTGGCCACAGCAGAACCGGGTGTTCTCATCTACCCATTCAGTCCACACAATAACAATTGTTGTTTTTGAGCGCCATTAATCTTTGGAGGAACAAAGATCACTACGACTTTGCGACCGGCGGCGGCGCTTGTTTCTATTCCACGGGGTTATCGGgccatattttgttttacagcGAGACGCTCTTTAGCTCGCAGTGGAGCTTGAAACGCTTCCCGCCTGACCGCTGTGCCGTTCTCCTTCCCGTCCACCAGACACGTCTTCTTCACGCACGTGAAGGAGGACCTCCACAACGGCCATCTCCGCATGGCCTCCGAACAAGCCGGGGAGCTGAGTGCGCTGTTGGCGCAGGCCGAGTTCGGCGACTACAACCAAAACACGGCCCGGTACTGGTACGCGGAGCTGTGCGGCGAGGAGCCCGGCAACGCCACCATGAACAGGTACAACACTCAGGTTTTATGAATGCGGAAACGCCCGGAGAACAAACCGGCGCTCGAGGCGTCGCTGCGGTTCACGAGAAGCATCGAGTGGAAAAAAACCTGTTGACTTGATCGGCTTTcttgaagctccgccccccccgttgtgtccctccctctgaaGGAGGCGGAAAAGTAAATAATGGAAGGAGAGAGTGAGCCAAAGATGTTCACTAGATCAAAATACTAACTTAAACTGCTTTTTATGGGACCTTTAGAGGCAGAGTAActtgatgtgggggggggggggtggggggggctttagaTGGCATGCACAGCCGTCCAATGAGTGTAGAGTATCCCATCAGTGTCCCGGTAGTCCTTCCTGAGGTGCCGACCGGAGCCATTCGTTATGTATCTCGTCACGCCCGTCTGACGCGGCTGCTCCTTGAGTTCTAGCGCTAAAAACAGAAACCTCGGCCCGTATCTCCGCTGCAGCATCGTATCCAGACACAAGGCTCTAGAGGGCTCCAGCCAGGGCTCGGTGGAGTATCAGGCCCTGCAGCTGGTCTCCTCTCTGGACCATTACGGCGTGGAGTGGCACTGGGCCCGCGACGCAAACGGCCAACGGCTGGCCATAGGAGTCGGCCCGGATGGCATCGCGGTATGCAAAGAGGACTTCAGCCTAGTCAACAGGTAAGCAGCGTCCCGGGCGTTCTGGAAGGAACCGCGTGGGAAAAAAGCTAGCGCTGTGCAAAATGAACGGCTTCTTCCTCTGTTTGATTTCATTCTAGCGTCAGCTACCCAGTCATCCAGATTGCCACCCAGTCTGGCAAAACCGTCTACCTGACGGTTACCAAGGATACAAGTGACAGCGTGGTGCTTCTGTTTAAGCTCATCAGTCACCGGGCAGCCAGCGGTCTGTACAGGGCCATCACAGAGACGCACGCCTTCTACAGGTGAGCTTGAAAACAAACCCGCACACTGCGGCTCGGTGCGTATCGGTGCAGCCGGAGTGACCCACGCCTCTTTGATATTTCTCCGAGTCGGCATGGTCTGGAATGTTTAGTGGCCGGCTGCAAACGGTAGCTCGCCTCGTGTTGAGCCGAGATAAGAGTGTTTGCGGCAGCTGTAAGGACCTTTTGCAAATCTAATCGACTCGATGTGTTCGTCTTTCTGGTGAAATACGAGCAGAGGTGTGGGAAATGGAACCAGCAATCCATTCTGCGGGGATGCGTTGTGCTCTTAATGCCTTGCAACGTTTACCTCGTTCTCCTgaatgccttttattttgaagtgcatGTTGTAAAACATGGCCTTGGCCTGAATGAGCGTTTATAGAAGCCCGGAATTACCCCAAACTGTCTTAAATGATTAAAGATGGAGCTTTTTACCGTCTATAAACTGTGTTTGCAGTGAAGGCTGACGATTCAAATGGTTGAGCCATTAAGTCGTGCTGGAGGTCACCTCCAAGCATCGGCGCCGACGGCGTTGTTTCAGAGGCGGGATTCAGAGCAGGacgcgggggggcgggggggttgaaTTAACCACCGGTACACGACGTTCGTTGACGTCTGTGTTGACGTCTTTGTCTCAGGTGCGACACGGTCACCGACGCGGTGATGATGCAGTACAGCAGAGACTTTAAGGGCCACTGGCGTCGCTTTTCCTCAACGAAAACATCAACCTGGGCAAGAAGTACGTCTTCGACATCCGCCGTACCTCCAAGGAAGTGTACGACCACGCCCGCCGCGCCCTCTACAACGCCGGCGTCGTAGACCTGGTGAACCGCGCCGGCCACGGCGAGCGCTCGTCCCCGTCGCGCTCCCCGAGCCGGGACGACCAGCAGGACGACGCCGTGGACTGCGGCAACTGCAGCAGAGCCGGGCCCTGCAGGAGCGGCTGCAGAAGCTCAGGGAGGCGCTGCTGTGCATGCTGTGCTGCGAGGAGGAGATAGACGCCGCCTTCTGCCCCTGCGGTCACATGGTGTGCTGCCAGACCTGCGCCAATCAGCTCCAGGTGAGGGTCGTCTTCGTCTCGGTGACGCCGTCTGGTCGGCCCATCGACGCTTCGCGCCCCTCGCTCGGCTAAAATCTCCTTCATTTCGGTTTGGGTTCCAACGTTCGATCCTTTTCACGGTTGTTTGAACAACACGTTTACACGAAACGGCGTTCATCTTGACGTTTGCTTTACTGGCTCCGCCCGGTTTGAAACTGACtcctcgtctccgtctccgtcagCTGTGTCCCGTGTGCCGCTCGGAGGTGGAGCACGTTCAGCACATCTACCTGCCCACCTGCACCAGCCTGCTGAGCCTGGCGCTGCCCGATAACCACCAGCACCACAGCAGCATGCCGGCCCCCATCCACAGAGAGACGGCCTCTCCTCACGGCTGCTCCGCCCCGGAGTACGACCACAAGATCTACCGCACGTAAGCCGCTCGGAGGAGAGCCGGGAAGACAACGTCCTGGACTCGTGCACCGAACCCTTTAAAGACTCACCAGCCAGATCAAAGATCCGCGCGGTGCGAGCCACTCTGGTCTGTTGTTCTGTTTCATCCCTTTGTACCGTCGCTCTGGGCTGTTAGTATTATTGCTATTGGTCGTGTGTCATTCTGTCCAAGTCTCATATATTTAAGGCATCTCCCTCTCCTGCcatagcgccccccccccccctttaatttATCGCATCAGTTGATCTGatgcaaatgttttgtttttgagatttGCATTTGTGTTGGATTTTTTTGGCTCCTAGCCCCAGAACCCAAACCACCATGATGGACACGAAATGTTTAAGAATAgcttaaattaaattgttttttttaattcctcttAACATTTTAAAGCTTATCATTTTGATTTTGAGAACGGAGTTTGTTTTATGTTTGATTTCCATGTTTGCCATGGCGATTACGGGTTAATTTAGGGGCTGAGCAGACCCGCTGCGCTGCATACTGACGGGGTACACCAGGATTAGAAAACTGCAACCATATAAAGGCGACAGCAGCGGCTTCCCGTAAAGGCGACGGCTATAAAGTCCTTCTCCGGGGTGTGCTATCGAGTTCCTTTCTTGTTTTAAAGGGTACAAGGAGATCTGTGTGTGCAATACAAAGTGTGCTTTGTGAAAAGCTTTTCATTTCCAGGTTGTATTTAAGTTCAGAGACATTTAAAAGAAACGACAGTCACTTTACCAAGGAAGGTTTCTACACGTCTGTAGAGGGGTTGACCTTAATGTAGCAGCCGTACAGTGTGTGTTAGAAACTttccactttgtttttgtttttttctattaagAAAAGGAAAGTTATTTCTTTAACGCTGACTCAGTCACTGCAGGgtaaagacttttatttttcacgTTGTGCAAATAggaatttgtttctgttttctgaagCAAAAGCCACTCTGTAAAATCACTCTTTTTTTAgaagtttgtctttttttatatatatattctgttttTAACAAGAAGTATTAATAAAGTGGTTTTATAAAAACACTCTGGAGTTGCTCCCGTTCATTCAGAAGGGCCAACTAACCAACAAAAAGGTAGATTTGAAGCTTATGGTATTATAGAAGTggtaaaaaaatgtaaacactaCAGAGAGGTTAAACGGTTTGAAATGTGAAACTCGTCTTTAGTCCCTTTAATCCAGAACTGCCTTAATCTCTCCAAGTCGGTGTTGGAGAAGGATGTGGAGGAAACTTAAAGGGCTTACGTTTCATTTTACACTCGTGGATGTTTGCGGATTTATTCTTTATGAAAATCAGTCTATTTGTTGAAaaccaacaacaaaaatacGTAAATATTTCTTAAAGCCAGAGAGCCCAAGAGTTCAAACACATtctggcaaaaacaaaatattttgcaacacttcctgcttttttttttttttttttaaactctggcTGCAGCCACAAGACAGTCAATAAAACTGACGGATGTTTGGCGGCTTATTTCTGTCAGGCAGGCCTGAACTTGTAGCTCCACTGTTTGTTATTGACGGGGTTTCTCATTACCCAACGAGGTCATGTTTTCACTGCCATTTATCCGTCTGACTTTTAGCAGCGCaactcaaaaaggtctggaGGGATCTCGGTGGAATTTTCAGGATTCTGGGTTACTTTTGAATTTTTCATTATCACTGCAGTAAATAACAAATGGAGTTAACattgaaactccatttatggattcagaaacCAGTAAAaaatcaactcagattcacttctACTCTTCATGGTTGATGTAGCGGCCGGAGAAACGCAGGGAGCTGGAAGGCGAGCGCTTTGATCACGGAGGCTTCCTTTAATTGCATTCCCTGTTGTAAATGTTGTCCTTTATCTAATCTTAATTGTAGgggccaaatgcaactgatggggtgcggttcctattttgtgcactgggtggcactgtggccatgtggggtacaTAAGGCACGGCCAATCAGGcggtgaacaggtgttgacccggaagggcacatagggtttgaccgctctggcgggatcgctgcacccagatgatcgggtttattgaatgttttaagttgttgtattttgtaataaattagtggcattttattctcttaagcccgcttctggactctcctttttgttggatacggcgaaaccaagacgtagccacagagcgcgtcgaaccgagaacgaccggcaacactccaatagcccagcattgggctggctattatattAATGTCATAATGACAGATCCCTATCGAACAGCTCGATGCCCTCCTGTGTTTACGAGCCTGCGTGGTCGTTTCCTTCACGCGCAACCGGCAAAGCCAGGCCGGGGGGGCTCCTCTCGCCCTGCCCCGCTGCCGTCGGTGCTGGATTACATCACCGTCGCATGCTGGGAGCGAGTCACGCGGAAACGTCGGCTCTGTGAGAGGACTTGCAACTTGGCCTGTGTTTACCTCACGTGGTAGATCCCAGCGACAAAGAATGGGAGCTCGGCCTCATGCGTTTTCCTTTGGGGGAAACCTGCTTCTGAATTATGCTAGTCATGAAGCGCATATTCTAATCCTAACAGCTGTTTATATAGACAAGATGGCATTAGGCCTATTCCTTTGCACGCCACAGGGTGATTCTCACCACCTACCATGCTTCCCTGTAGACCACAAGTGACATTTGACCTACTTCTCTGGAATTCTCACTTCTAGttgttatttttgcattgatgccccccccccccctcccctcccccgaGAGAAAAACTCACCAAGTTTCTGCTAAATCTACTTCATCAgattcctcttcatcctccaacACCTGCGCCACaaattaagaaaacaaatgGAATATTTAGGCTCTTGGCATTTCAACTGGTGCCAGGAAAAGAACATCAAAGCTTCTCAGAACAATTTGTTTCACCCACCGGCATGCGGTTTTCACATCTGCTCAGTGTAATGACACACAGTGGGGGCTACACTTCGGAATGTGTGTGAGATAAGTGTCCCTGAAGCCACCGGAGCttcccatcagcagcagcagcaggatacaGGGTGGTATAGTCTtatagaggtgtgtgtgtgtgtgtgtgtgtgtgtgtgttctctgcaCAATCAACATCCCAGTGAAAGGCCACATTCACAACACTATGATATAGTCAAGTCTGGGCCCAAGAGACAAGGGACTTTATGACTAAATTCATTCAGCATTAAATAAACAGACTATTTGATTCTTTTTTATGGTTTTCAAAAccacagaggaaaaaaataaaataacaatggaGTTAAACTATTAAGAGTGGCACTAACAAGCCCgaaattctctttttttaattttccctGGTTCCAAATGTATTTGTGTATCTGAGGAATTAAAACTAGCgggtaaaaagaaaacatggcaCTTAAAAGGCCCGTGGAAAGGCGCACACGTGACCCGGAAGTAAAGGTGAACAAGTTTCTCGTTGGCACGCGCCCTGACGCAGTCTCGCGAGACTCGCTATTTCCTATTATCACtctcagtaataataataataataatataataatggaTGATTTATTCCTGTTAAACACTGAGAGGTGATAGAACCATGCTAGCGGCCCAGTGCTAACGCTAACCTGGCTACGTTGGAAATGCCAATATTCTCATGGAATTTCACCATTACCGTGtatagcatgctagcatgctaacatttgcatatttaatgGATCACGAAGTGACGTAGTTCGAATAATGTCATGAATGTGAACTTGATGGTGGCGCTGCAGGTAAATGGGATAcagataagataaaataaaataaaaacccactTCTTACCTCACCCTGAAGCTCAGAGGAACACCCGAGACTCCAGCTGGGACCGCAGCAGGTCGACGTGGCCTAAAGAGCCAAGCTGTCCCCGTCCTTATCAGCTGCGCTGCCGCTTCAAAGCGCCGACCTGATTCAGCGTGACGTGGCCCaaaggttaaaggttaaagagCAATGGGAACAGCAGCGGCCTGTAGATTAGCGGAATCTAATCAGTCGTGTGAGAAAGAAAATTAACCGCAGCTCAAAGCTTtcgcattcatttattttttaattgtgaagcaatcttttttttttttcatataaatCACTTCTGTCTGATATTATTTCATCTCTGCGTTGCAAACTTGAGTAATGGCACgactttcacttttcatttgaaatgctgTGATTAGTCTATTCCACTTTGTAATAAAGATTTAGAGTATAAGGTGTCTGTGAGAAAAAGAAGAACTGCTTCCTGGAAGGACTGAATGCAAATTGATGCGTTTCACTGGGCGATAAAGGAAGTGGCAAACTTCATAAAAGCGCCTCTTGTTGCCAGGAGACGCTTTAACAAGAGCTTTGACCCCGCTGGTCGTCCTGCTCTTCATTTAACAGATGTTTTCTTCAGctttgctgccacctactggctTTATTGTGTCATAACAGAATAATACTAggaagttctatctatctaaacTTCATCTGACATGAAGTGGTGAAACGACACTAAACTTTAATCATGCACGGATGACGTCATACTTAATCAATGGATGAGTCATAATGGGCGCtggctgtcccccccccccccccccatctcactcCTTTGGCCCTCATCCTCCCCGTCTCCTGGAGTAATGCGCCAACTGGACAGCAGGTGTGCTCTATTCACTGCAGCAGCCACTGCagtgccactgtgtgtgtgtgtgtgcgcgcacgtgtgtgtaGACATCAGGCAGCCGTGCCTGCCAGCTTtgaaggagaggggagggacAGAGAAGGAGTGTCCAGGCCCAATTAAAGCcatggggggcggggccggggctGGGCCGGGCCCCTTCTTGCTATAAATACGCCGGTCGTCCGGGGGTTCGGGTTTTGGTGGTTGGTGTTCGGGACTGGCGAAGCACCACAGTTGCAGCAGCCCTTCCTCGGGGGATTCtactcatcctcctcatcctggtcGTCagtgttctgggggggggggggggtccaaaatGCCTCGTGTGGACGTGGATCTCAAGCTGGACTTTAAGGATGTCCTGTTCAGGCCCAAGAGGAGCAGCCTGAAGAGTCGCTCAGAGGTCGGTGCATTCGTGTTTCATCCACACGCCTTCAACTTAGCCGTAACCTCTACGAGGGACTGGTTCAGAGCCAAGTTCATGACACCATTGTTTCGGGGCTGGGGGGTCAGAAGTGGGTTAGGGTCGGCCGGCTCCTGACAGGTGGCGTGCAACACGACCCGTGGGCGACTTCTCAGAAAGCCCGTTTAAAAATAGAGCTGCGTGTCAGTCGGCGAGAACACATTCCACACGCCGCACGGCTCTCAGATTAACATCAGTTACAACGCCCCGGCACGGAGAACGGCGCGATCGACACCCGACGCCGGGCCTGCATTTGATGCGTAACCGAGTCTGCGCCTCGTCACGTTCGTTGAACGCAACCACCTCGTCCTTGACGTCGCCTCGAGTTCCCTTCAGGATTTAAACGATGGGAACATTTTTAAGCAGCAATATTCTTCACTGCAGACAAATCCAGACTCTTCCTTCTGATTTTAGACACCAGAATGTACAAATCACGGTATCATTCACCTACAtgtcatgtgacccccccccccacccaggtgGACCTTCAGAGGATCTTCACATTCCGCAACTCCAAACAGACTTACGCCGGCGTCCCAATCATCGCTGCCAACATGGACACCACGGGGACGTTTGAGATGGCGCAAGTCCTCGGCAAAGTGAGCAATCCTGTCTGCGTCGGCCTGTCGAAGTTCTCGTTTCCTTCTTTAGTAGAGTGTGACTGGTACCTGCCGctgcaccccctcccccccctcccccgctgtCCAGCACGCTCTCTTCACAGCCATCCACAAGCACTACTCTGTAGAAGAATGGAAACACTTTGCTGCTAATCATCCCGAATGCTTGGAGGTATTGTCGCCGCTACCAAACCGCTAGGTAACTACGTTAATTTGCATTATTAAAGGTCTCCTCCTAGCcattctgtccccccccccaaccttgaCAGCATGTAGCTGCCAGCTCCGGCAGCGGCGGCGCAGACCTGGAGAAGCTGTGCGCCATCTTGGACGCCGTTCCCGCCCTCAAGTACATCTGTCTGGATGTGGCTAACGGCTACTCCGAGTACTTCGTGGAGTTTGTCAAGATTGTCAGAGAAAAGTTCCCCAAACACACCATCatggtaaaaaaatatctatatacTGTATTCATCACCTTGTCTGGAGGTTATGGGATGCGACGCAAGATGGCGAGGCTGACGCCCGTCTGCCTTTGCAGGCCGGCAACGTGGTGACGGGGGAGATGGTGGAGGAGCTCATCCTCTCTGGTGCTGACATCATCAAAGTGGGCATCGGGCCGGGTGGGCATTTAGATGCAcgcgctaaaaaaaaaaaagccttctgGGGCGTGGAGCAACAAAAAACCTCTGACCTGCAATTACCCGAAGACGCTCTCATCTCATGTGCCCCACAGGGTCCGTGTGCACGACGAGGATCAAGACGGGAGTGGGCTACCCACAGCTCAGCGCCGTGATAGAGTGCGCCGACTCAGCCCACGGCCTCAAGGGACACATCATCTCTGTGAGTAGAATATGAGAGTCAGAGGAAGAGTCGCTGTTCTGCTGGAGCGATGAATTCATTCATCGTTGAGTTTAACACAAGTTCATGTTTGGTTGATGTAATACAGCGTTCAGCCACTAGTCTGGCCTGATTACCTCGGCCTCTGCCGGCGTCTATCCGtgtgttagcaacataactcaaaaggtgactgatggatcttgatgaaactttaattaaatgttgggaatgctaccagggaCAGATTAGACCATtctggcgatgatccagaagagattcttgattctggatcacttcgaCATTTTCGTTAACGcggtaaatggagcttcaaaatttgttcctcaatatctcggttgattattgaccgatgtttatggaatttgacgcagtcgtgtagggtgaggatctctatctcaccgccGGATTTCACCGGGGTCGGATCTGGATTGTGGATATTATCGAGATTTTTCAAATCAAAACAATCAGCGCTTCTCTAGTCTGACCTGTGATTCAGTTTCTGCTCACATCACCGATGCCGCTCTTCTCTCTGTGCAGGATGGGGGATGCAGTTGCCCCGGAGATGTAGCGAAAGCTTTTGGTTTGTatgcacagataaaaaaaaacacgaaggCCCCCACAGTAATTTAAATGAGCCACCCACGCTGTGATTGCTCCTCAGGCGCGGGGGCGGACTTTGTGATGATGGGAGGAATGCTCGCCGGACACGACCAGTGCTCCGGAGAGGTCATTGAAAAAAACGGGCAAAAATACAAACTCTTCTACGGCATGAGTTCCGACACGGCCATGAAGAAATACGTGGGCGGGGTCGCTGAGTACAGGTGAGAGACTCACGGTGTTAATTACGGTGAGTGGAACAGAAGAAATCTACGAccgtcctctctcctcctctctctcagggCCTCCGAGGGGAGGACGGTGGAGGTGCCCTACAGAGGAGACGCGGAGAACACCATCCGCGAAGTGCTGGGGGGTCTCCGCTCCACCTGCACCTACGTGGGCGCCGCCAAACTCAAAGAGCTGAGCAGGAGAACCACTTTCATCCGCGTCACGCAACAGTCCAGCCAAGTGTTCACTTAGAAACGCTCAATTCCTCAGAAGTGCATACATCATATTCACGACGGCGGGGTGTCGTTCTCTCTACTGGACACTAGAGGGCGCCAATTTCCGCACAGATTAGGCGAGGAGAACTGAAAACCTCAttggttttaaatgtttgctcttTGTTAGGCTTGTCCTCCCAATAAAGACAGAAGATAGTCATTTATTCCAGATATGTCaaggtttcattttctttttcagaacGGTGCGTTGTACagatgttacacacacacacacacaccaacagggCTCCTCCATCGCTATCGAAGgaagggtgggtgggtgtgcgAGACACAGAGACTTGGTGAGTACAATATAGCACAAACATGTTGGCTGGGTGGGTGTGGggtcgctgccccccccccccatgcagaccACAGAGTCCGTGCAGGTCTGAGCTGATGTCCCCTTTCTCTGCAGCGTCACGCGGGCCACAAAATCGTTTCAGTTCGGTTCTTGGTGTGACGAGTTAGCAGAGTGTTCAAACgggaaacggggggggggggaatcaaatGAGCCACAGTCTGACAGACAAGCTCCACCCCTTCCGTGACAGTGGGttagggtcagaggtcgggaACCCACAACCTGTCCCCCTGttgaaagtgtttgtttgtcgCCTTGCACAGAGAGAGGCAGAGCAAAGTCGTTCGGCGCACCGGAGAGTAATCCGAGCGTACGGCCCGTCTAACTTTAAACTCGGCTATTTGTCAATAAAGACATTTGTTAAATCATATGAAATTATATGTAATGCATTTACATATCTCACACCCATATGTAACGGCCCACAATGCAAAGTTCATTTGGGTGAAACTAAACTGTGAAGTGGGCCTctacaaggtttttttttttttctttctttctgcctgaGTTGGTTATCCAGCGCTATGgacattgatgatgtcatacaaaaaaaaggaatcctGATTGAATTCTGTTCacttttaaaacacaacaaagtgcCAAAAACACAtactttttttctcctttttgcaAAATGCAAGTATAAACATcgaagaaacaaacaacaaagcacacatgctttatttttctgatcGAAAAGTGAAAGCTCACACACCAACATTCATTTGACTGAATTTTCCTTAGAAACATTTGACATTAGCAGCGTCCCTCCAGCAAGGGGCGCTCGTCATAGTCAACAAGGACACATTCTCTACATGGTGTGAAAGTCCCCTGACATTATATCGAGTGCTACAAggagatgcagaaaaaaaagctccTGCACCaaaagagacaaacaaagcAAACGTTTTGTACGCAGCGTTTTTCACGCCACACCCGGTCGAATCGCGCGGCGCCGAGCTCCTCCGAAAAAAACCTGGCCCAGCTGATTTAAAGATTCAAAATGTGAGCGAGAGAAAATGCAATTAAGAGCACAGCCTGGTTGTTTGCGGAGGAAAAGATTGTATACGGACCCGAACAGGACAAAAAGAGGGGACGCGTTCTCGAAGAAAAGAAGGAACCGCCTGACACCTCGGCCC is a window encoding:
- the mylipa gene encoding LOW QUALITY PROTEIN: E3 ubiquitin-protein ligase MYLIP-A (The sequence of the model RefSeq protein was modified relative to this genomic sequence to represent the inferred CDS: inserted 2 bases in 2 codons) encodes the protein MLCHVTRPDSVVMEVEVDAKANGEDCLNKVCRKLGIIEVDYFGLQFTGSKGENLWLNLRNRICQQMDVVVPCRLRLRVKFFVEPHLILQEQTRHVFFTHVKEDLHNGHLRMASEQAGELSALLAQAEFGDYNQNTARYWYAELCGEEPGNATMNSIVSRHKALEGSSQGSVEYQALQLVSSLDHYGVEWHWARDANGQRLAIGVGPDGIAVCKEDFSLVNSVSYPVIQIATQSGKTVYLTVTKDTSDSVVLLFKLISHRAASGLYRAITETHAFYRCDTVTDAVMMQYSRDFKGHXASLFLNENINLGKKYVFDIRRTSKEVYDHARRALYNAGVVDLVNRAGHGERSSPSRSPSRDDQQDDAVDCGNCXQSRALQERLQKLREALLCMLCCEEEIDAAFCPCGHMVCCQTCANQLQLCPVCRSEVEHVQHIYLPTCTSLLSLALPDNHQHHSSMPAPIHRETASPHGCSAPEYDHKIYRT
- the gmpr gene encoding GMP reductase 1 — its product is MPRVDVDLKLDFKDVLFRPKRSSLKSRSEVDLQRIFTFRNSKQTYAGVPIIAANMDTTGTFEMAQVLGKHALFTAIHKHYSVEEWKHFAANHPECLEHVAASSGSGGADLEKLCAILDAVPALKYICLDVANGYSEYFVEFVKIVREKFPKHTIMAGNVVTGEMVEELILSGADIIKVGIGPGSVCTTRIKTGVGYPQLSAVIECADSAHGLKGHIISDGGCSCPGDVAKAFGAGADFVMMGGMLAGHDQCSGEVIEKNGQKYKLFYGMSSDTAMKKYVGGVAEYRASEGRTVEVPYRGDAENTIREVLGGLRSTCTYVGAAKLKELSRRTTFIRVTQQSSQVFT